DNA from Coffea arabica cultivar ET-39 chromosome 10c, Coffea Arabica ET-39 HiFi, whole genome shotgun sequence:
TCCTGACAGTTGCACAAGGCTTTCCTGAACtcttgctccttttttttttttggcttttccaTTCTTCTTCCCTTATGCCAGATCAAACGGTAGGGTGATGTGGGTACCTGAGATGCTGGATGTTTATAGAGCTTTATTCATTTGAACGAGGACTTCCATTTTGTATCTGGTGATATTCCTCAAGAAGCAAATGGGAATCATCGTTTGCCCTGGGGTGTATTCATCAGTACTCGTTAATTAAACTTGTTCGCTGCTGCAGATAGACAGATTAATTGAGATTGTAATGCATATGTACTGATGAAATTGATCTAGAATCTCAAAAAGTTTTCGCCATGATTCTTAACACCTTGGACTGTAATTCAAGAAGCCCGTTTTATCCAAGTACTGTCTTTTTTACTGAGATTGGAAGCCTTTATGGTTGTCCATACTTTGTACTGGTTGTCAATCACCTCTGCGGGTTTAAAGTTTCCTCCTTTCAATAGCTCAGGAGAGACTTTGCTTCTTTAAGCAGCTGCCAATAACTGCTTGAAAACCTCATTTCTGTGTAACCATCAATCAAAATGGAATTACATACCATACAAGATTAAACAGTCAAACAAGTTTCTGCTGTGCTCAACTTGACAGCCCAGGCTGGTGAACAAATTCCACAGTCCCCAATAGCTCATAGATCAAAAGAAGCCTCGTTGAAAATCCCCAAACAAATCCCAATTATTAAGTGCTGTTTTGAGTATGTATGACTGCTGCCGCTGGGAACAGTTGCTATCTTTCAAGAAACAGAAGGAAGAATGGAGATGAGAGCAGGGGAAGACATAGGCATAGGAGAAGACCTCACACCTCCACTCTCACCCCTGGCCTTCTCTCTCCACGATTCTTTCCTACACTCCCACTGCTCCGCCTGCTCGTTTCCTCTACCAAATGCGCATTTTACTCCCACTTCCCCCTCAAATTCACTACCCCTCCACTACTACTGCTCCCCCCGTTGCTCCGCCCTTGACTCACCTCCCTTCATGTGTCCCCCTCCTCCTCTCGAAGACTCGTCCCACCTCCGCCTCTCCCTCCGCCTCCTCCATAAACTATTCCACTCTCAGAACGATACGGTAGAAGCAAAACTGGATAGGATTGGAGGGTTAATGACCAACTAtgagaaattcttgaatttgtCTAAAAATGAGGAGGAAGATGAGGCATTGGAGATGATTAAGGAAGGTGCGAGGGCGATGAAGCTCTTGGCGGGAAAATTGGAGGGAGTGGTTGGGGTGGAGGAGGCGGTGATGTGCTTGGTGCTGACGAATGCGGTGGAGGTGCAGGATAAGGACGGGAGAAATGTGGGGATTGCGGTTTACGATTGGAGGTTTTCGTGGATTAATCATAGTTGTTCTCCCAACGCTTGTTTTCGGTTTGTAACGAGGAAGACCATACCTCCTCAACAAGTGGTGGAGGGAGAATCCCAGCTCCCGCGGTTGAGAATTTACCCTGCTGCCATGGACGGTGGAGCTGGTGATGGACTTGCTGGTGATTGCAAGAGTGAGTGAGTTTTTGAATCGTTGTGCATTTtcttgagttgaaatttttttgttttggttgttATGATGAACTGGTTGATTGTTATTTGTGTTGAATAATGTGCAGGCAGTGAGGGATGTGGTCCGAGCATCATAGTCCGGAGCATAAAAGGAATTAAGAAGAATGAGAGGATCACAATTACTTATACTGATTTGTTACAACCTAAGGTAAAACAGTTACTAACTACTTAAACCAGTGCGTTATTCCAGTTTTCAACAGGTTAAATTTAGCATAGCTAGAAATTTGGTGCTCCTGCATTCCTAGAATACTAAAATTACCAAACTTCTAACATAACAGAGTTGAAAAGGAATGACACCATCGCGGAAAGTGTTATTCTGGTTAACGATGGTTTTGTTTTGATGCAcggctttctttttctttgtttggtgGTGCTGGCTTTTTCATCAcagtgtttttcttttttgggactGATCGGGCTGGAGTTGAAATCAGATACAGATGTGGTTAAGTTTGGTGGCTAAGAAATATTCGTGCAGGAGTTAAAGGCATAATAGTCTCTTGTATACTGTTTGTTCTGGCTTGATGGTGCTGATTTGAGTTAATAATGACTTTGTTGATGATGACACATTTTTGCCCTCTGAACTGATTATAATATAGGATCCAAATAGTTGCTTTTATCTTTATAATTTATGTTTCACATGGAAGGATATTCAATCCTCATCTTTGATACATGTCACTACTTTGTTGCAATTCAGTCAAGTTTATTCATACTTGAACAAGGTGGCGTCCTGAAAATATTACATCTATTAGTTATACAATGTTTATTGTCGCTTGACTAACTTGCAGTCTTGGCTGGTTAACTTGTGCATTGATCCAGCTCGAGTTAAGTACTTGGTTACTCAGCGTTTGCTCTGACATATATTCTTCAGGAAATGCGGCAGGCTGAATTGTTTACAAATTACCGGTTCAATTGTTGCTGTAAGCGATGTACTGCAACTCCTGCAACTTATATTGATCGTGCTTTGCAGGTATCTTCCCCTGTACTTGGTTTTCTATTCTGTTAAACCTACAAGTCCAATTTTAAGTTCCTTTATCCTGTGTGTTTCTCTTCTTTACTGCTCAGTACTCCAGAACTATGACCGTATCTATTAACTGTTCCTCCACATAAATTACTACTAGCAGTGAAAATCACTGGAGTCATTTCTTGCTGTATGTGTACGTTTTATCATTGTTCCTCTTGAAAAGCACTGGTCACGTACAATTCCATTGTACTTTACCTGACTAGCTGCCTTAACCATCTGACATTAGCATGTTTCTGTTCAAAGTATAGACCAAAAGAAAGGAATTCTGAAATCTTGTATGGTTCAATTGTCATGAATGTGAATTTTCATGAACAGACAACGTGGTTTTAACTGCTTATTTGCTTTCGCCTTTTGTGTAGGAAACTTTTGTTTCTGGTGTTGATGGTCTCAACTTGACTTCCAATGAAGACTCATACAGATCCAAGGCAACTACGAAATTCATGGATTCAATTGATGGTGCTATTGATGAGTATTTGACCTTTAACAATCCCGAGTCATGCTGTGAGAAGCTTGAGGATTTGCTTACACATGGGCACCTTCAGGAGCCACTGAAACCAAAGCCAGAAAAGTCACCTCAATGCATAAGGTTACACTTGTTTCATTATCAATCTCTACATGCATACACCACACTTGCTTCAGCATACAGAGTCCGTGCTAGTGACCTCTTGGCTCTTAATCCTGAAAATCATCAGCATCAAATGGAAGCTTTCACTCTGAGCAGAATAAGTGCAGCCTACTCCTTGTTGTTGGCTATAGTTACgcatcatctttttctttctgaATCTTCAATAATTGTCTGTGTTgcgaatttctggaaaaatgcTGGGGAGTCCCTAGTTTATCTCTTTAGAAGCTCAGCCTGGGGTACATTTTCCAATTTACAGCTATCTGTTTCTGAAAATTCATCCATTCTAAGCCATAAACGCTATCAGATTGTCCAACTGGATAGCAGTGGAGCCAATTCTTTTATTAATACTGAAGATCAATTTGCAATGTTTGGGGACATAAGTAGGCAGCACATAAATGGTATTGTCAACTTAACAGAGAAAATTTGGAGCTTCCTTAGTCATGAAAGTCGACATCTGCAAGAAGTTAAAGAGCTCATTGATTTTAGATGGCTTCTCACAGTGGAAACTCCCCTTGATCTCGGAACTCGTCTTACTTGCCGGGATAGCAGAACTGTTTCCAGACTTCAAGAAAAGGAGCATACCAACCTAGAGAGAGCATATCTCTTTCAGCTTGGTCTCCACTGCCTGCATTATGCAACATATTTGTCAAACATCTGTTATGGCCTAAATTCCCTGTTGACAGGTGAAGTTTGTCAATCTTCTATACTCTGAAGGTATGTATAGTGGCTGGTTAATTCAACCAATTTGCCTGCAAATATTATGAAATAGCGATGTAAAAAGCTCATCAGATAGTGATCAAAAGCTCAATTCATCACTCGTATATACCGTATAGTTGAGTGTATCTTTCCAGGATTGAATTCTCATCGGAGGTCTTAAGTGGCAATTTATGCATGCAGCCATGCAGGGGCCAATATTATCGTCCTCTTTCCTTTTGTTATTCTTTGGGCCATTATCCCAGAAATAAGCATTTGATGAGTTAATTTTGGTGTACTGAATTAAATTAGAGTGAACTTTTGGGCCAAATCAGGCTCCAATTTCAAATGTGGGTGCTCTTATTGGGCCTCAAGAGATTGGATAAAGCCTGCCCACCTGACACCTAAGTATCAAGTCAAATGACCTAAACAATACATTGCAAACAATCTAACATCTGTTCTCTGGACTCTAGtacttttatttgtttatttttttttgtcttcataTTATACCCTTTTTGCCTTTATATTGTCAGATTCATAATTCGAAATCTGAACATCATAATTAAAAGAATGCTAAGAGCCTTTTTTGAcaaacttttatttatttatttatttacatcTTCTCATTCTTGTTCATACCTTTTTCTCGCCTTTATATTATATCCTTTTCTCCTCCATATCGAGAGACTCAAAATTCGAAATCTGAAACTCATAATTGAAAGGACGTCAAGAGCCTTTTTTGACAATTAAACGAACCCTAATGGTTTTAGTACCCATTTAAAATAGTTTGTCAATTTGTTGTTGTAGAGAGCTACAATGACTTTATGAAGGTGAAGTAAGCATTAAGTTTGAcggtgatgaattttaccttttctttttccctttctttttggtAGTATGATATTAACTCAACATTATAAGATTTTCATGGGGGGCATAAAGATTAAAGAGTCATGAAATCTGTGATTTCATTTTCCAAGTGTGAATATTAGGTGGATGGACAAATCAACCTTCTTTTTTCCATTCTTGGGGGCAGAATTTCTTCTGCCACAGATGTTGCCTATCCATATCACGATAATGTACTCTTCTTGAGCGAGTAAATTAATTTGGTCCCCAAATGAAAATTTAGTTGGCCCATCTCACCGACCACCACGTTTCCTTAacaacaaagaaaaggaaatatacAAATGGAAAATCTGAATCTAAACCTCCCCAGATAACAACACTCAAGTATGTGAACTCCTCACCGGCCAGTTGAAATCtgatccagaaaaaaaaaaacccacgaGGAAAAAGATTAAATGAATTTAGTTATTGGAAACCaccttagaaaatgaaattaaagaaaTGCTTAGGCTCAATGTATCTGCCAAAATGAAGCAATAAATGGTCATGTCAGAAGATGGATAGCCAATGCATTTGAATCATTCATGCATCCATCTTCCAACTTTGCTTAAAACTGTGAACAAAGGGGTGGCTAGAGCTGTTAAACCAATCAAGTAGCTCGAAATCTCGTtagagctcggctcgttaaggtttaacgagtcgagctcgagctcgaaacatgctcgtttagttaacgagccgagtaagctcggctcgtttgatactcgagtagctcgttagagctcgttaatgaagggcatatttgtcattttagaaatcaaaattatataaattaaaaattatagatttttattaatgtttatttgcacgagctcgagctcgagctcgtgaaGCTCGATTCGTTTGtgataaacgagtcgagctcgagaaCTCGAACCACATGTACATTTAACGAGCCGAGTTCGAACACATTTTAAAGTTCGTTTTCTtaacgagctcgagtcgagctcggctcgaattaaactcgagtcgagctcggcagccaaatactcggctcgattaacagctctagGGGTGGCAAACAACATCATATCCATGTGGTGGAGGGCCATATCTGTGAATTGACCCTTCCAAACAGGCGTTAGAGCACAATTGGTCAGAGAGGAGAAACTTGAAGGTGCTTATGGCTATGAGTTACATCTGTAAAGTAATATCAACATTAATCGTCCATTTGTATCAATAATGGatcaattgaaaaaaataacGCAAGTTGCATCCTGTATAGTTTGTTTGGGGATGGGGTCTATGTCAATGAATTGGATGAAAGGAGAAGAAACTTCAAACTATGAATTTATAATTAGTGATTGAGCTTAATACTTCAACCCAACCATACCAAACTTCTTGGTTATTGGAGAACCAAATTATTTAATAGTCGTTaggtggggaaaaaaaaaaagaattgcttAAACAATCTAGAATACTTCTTTTTTTGGTaaatatctagaaaatatcTCTTTGGCTGAAGATCACTAGTTGTTATCTTGACCAAGAAATACTGGTAGAccatttaactttcaaaatgTTGATTATTGATCACTAAGATATGTTTCAACCGCTTAATCATGATTTGATAGAGTTTTAATTTCCCACTATCCCTTGTCAATCAGCAAAATTGTGTTTGATGACACGACTAATTAcccttccatatatatatatatatatcctccTTAATGGTCCCAAAAAATTAAACAGCTCTGAtatccccccaaaaaaaaagacagagtTAAAATCCAAATTCACCTAATTCAACGCATTGAAAATTTGTGGAAATGAATTTAAACCTCCTTTttctatcaatttttttttcaacgcCCGTTAATCACGCTCCTAACACCATCCAATAATTAAGATTTCTAGCCGATTACTACTAAATCATCGCCTATAGGCTATAAACAGCCTCCAGTCAACAAACAAACAATCACCACCACTCAGATCAGATATTTTTCATAAGTTGTCCTATTGTCAGTTTTACACCACTAAGATCATCATGGCTGGAGAGAAGCACCGCCACCACCTCGTCCACCACCACAAGGAAGAGAAGCCTGTCGAGAGAAGCACCACTAAGACCATCATGGCTGAAGAGAAGCGCCACCACTACCACCACAAGGAAGAGaagcaccaccaccacctcgtCCACCACCACAAGGAAGAGAGAAGCACCACTAAGACCATCATGGTTGAAGAGAGAAGCACCACTAAGACCATCATGGTTGAAGAGaagcaccaccaccacctcgtCCACCACCACAAGGAAGAGAAGCACCACCACCACCTTGTCCACCACCACAAGGAAGAGAAGAAGCACCAGCACCACCTCGTCCAGCACCACCAGCACCAGCACCAGCACCAGCACCACCTCGTCCAGCACCAGCACCAGCACCAGCACCACCTCGTCcagcaccaccaccaccaccaccaccaccaccacaagGAAGAGAAGCACCACCACCACAAGCCTGTCGAGAGAAGCACCACTAAGACCATCATGGCTGAAGAGAAGCACCGCCACCACCTCGTCCACCACCACAAGGAAGAGAAGCACCGCCACCACAAGCCATAATAAAAGGCATAATAGTCTCTTGTATACTGTTTGTTCTGGCTTGATGGTGCTGATTTGAGTTAAAAAAGATAATGACTATGTTGATGATGACACATTTTCTGCCTTGGGAACCAATTATAATATAGGATCCGAATAGTTGCTTTTATCTTTATAATTTATGTTTCACATGGAAAGATATTCAATTCTCATCTTTGATACATGTCACTACTTTGTTGCAATTCAGTCAAGTTTATTCATACTTGAACAAGGCGGTGTCCTGAAAATATGACATCTATTAGTTATACAATGTTTATTGTTGCTTGACTAACTTGCAGTCTTGGGTGGTTAACTTGTGCATTGATCCAGCTTGAGTTAAGTACTTGGTTACTCAGCGTTTGCTCTGACATATATTCTTCAGTAAATGCGGCAGGCTGAATTGTTTACAAATTACCGGTTCAATTGTTGCTGTGTAAGCGATGTACTGCAACTCCTGCAACTTATATTGATCGTGCTTTGCTGGTATCGTCCCCTGTACTTGCTTGTCCTTGGTTTTCTATTCTGTTAAACCTACAACTCCAATTTTAAGTTCCTTTATCCTGTGTGTTTCTCTTCTTTGCTGCTCAGTACTCCAGAACTATGACCGTATCCATTAACCGTCCCTCCTCATAAATTACTACTAGCAGTGAAAATCACTGGAGTCATTTCTTGCTGCACTCTTGAAAAGCACTGTCATGTACAATTCCATTGTACTTTACCTGACTTGCTGCCTTAACCATCTGACATTAGCATGTTTCCGCTCAAAGTATAGACCAAAAGAAAGGAATTCTGAAATCTTCTATGGTTCAATTGTCATGAATGTGAGTTTTCATGAACAGACAACGTGGCTTTAACTGCTTATTTGCTTTTGCCTTTTTGTGTAGGAAACTTTTGTTTCTGGTGTTGATGGTCTCAACTTAACTTCCAATGAAGACTCGTACAAATCCAAGGCAACTACGAAATTCATGGATTCAATTGATGGTGCTATTGATGAGTATTTGACCTTTAACAATCCCGAGTCATGCTGTGAGAAGCTTGAGGATTTGCTTACACATGGGCACCTTCAGGGGCCACTGAGACCAAAGCCAGAAAAGTCACCTCAATGCATAAGGTTACACTTGTTTCATCATCAATCTCTACATGCATACACCACACTTGCTTCAGCATACAGAGTCCGTGCTAGTGACCTCTTGGCTCTTAATTCTGAAAATCATCAGCATCATATGGAAGCTTTCACTCTGAGCAGAATAAGTGCAGCCTACTCCTTGTTGTTGGCTATAGTTACgcatcatctttttctttctgaATCTTCAATAATTGTCTGTGTTgcgaatttctggaaaaatgcCGGGGAGTCCCTAGTTTATCTCTTTAGAAGCTCAGCCTGGGTTACATTTTCCAGTTTGCACCAATCTGTTTCTGAAAATTCATCCATTCTAAGCCATAAATGCTGAAGATCAATTCTTTTATTAATACTGAAGATCAATATGCAATGTTTGGGGACATAAGCAGGCAGCACATAAATTGTATTGTCAACATAACAGAAAAAGTATGGAGCTTCCTTAGTCATGAAAGTCGACATCTGCAAGAAGTTAAAGAGC
Protein-coding regions in this window:
- the LOC113714254 gene encoding uncharacterized protein — its product is MAGEKHRHHLVHHHKEEKPVERSTTKTIMAEEKRHHYHHKEEKHHHHLVHHHKEERSTTKTIMVEERSTTKTIMVEEKHHHHLVHHHKEEKHHHHLVHHHKEEKKHQHHLVQHHQHQHQHQHHLVQHQHQHQHHLVQHHHHHHHHHHKEEKHHHHKPVERSTTKTIMAEEKHRHHLVHHHKEEKHRHHKPETFVSGVDGLNLTSNEDSYKSKATTKFMDSIDGAIDEYLTFNNPESCCEKLEDLLTHGHLQGPLRPKPEKSPQCIRLHLFHHQSLHAYTTLASAYRVRASDLLALNSENHQHHMEAFTLSRISAAYSLLLAIVTHHLFLSESSIIVCVANFWKNAGESLVYLFRSSAWPPLHNPTNRKLPPLRSDIFHKLSYYQFYTTKTIMAEAFHHHNPFHHHKEQTAAEAVGYSDTTYSGGYGGEPAHDYEKERKHHKHLEQLGGLGAVAAGAYALHEKHKSKKDPEHAHKHKIEEEIAAVAAVGAGGFAFHEHHEKKDAKKEEEKAEGKHHHHLF
- the LOC113713807 gene encoding protein SET DOMAIN GROUP 41-like; translated protein: MEMRAGEDIGIGEDLTPPLSPLAFSLHDSFLHSHCSACSFPLPNAHFTPTSPSNSLPLHYYCSPRCSALDSPPFMCPPPPLEDSSHLRLSLRLLHKLFHSQNDTVEAKLDRIGGLMTNYEKFLNLSKNEEEDEALEMIKEGARAMKLLAGKLEGVVGVEEAVMCLVLTNAVEVQDKDGRNVGIAVYDWRFSWINHSCSPNACFRFVTRKTIPPQQVVEGESQLPRLRIYPAAMDGGAGDGLAGDCKSSEGCGPSIIVRSIKGIKKNERITITYTDLLQPKEMRQAELFTNYRFNCCCKRCTATPATYIDRALQETFVSGVDGLNLTSNEDSYRSKATTKFMDSIDGAIDEYLTFNNPESCCEKLEDLLTHGHLQEPLKPKPEKSPQCIRLHLFHYQSLHAYTTLASAYRVRASDLLALNPENHQHQMEAFTLSRISAAYSLLLAIVTHHLFLSESSIIVCVANFWKNAGESLVYLFRSSAWGTFSNLQLSVSENSSILSHKRYQIVQLDSSGANSFINTEDQFAMFGDISRQHINGIVNLTEKIWSFLSHESRHLQEVKELIDFRWLLTVETPLDLGTRLTCRDSRTVSRLQEKEHTNLERAYLFQLGLHCLHYATYLSNICYGLNSLLTGEVCQSSIL